The proteins below come from a single Takifugu rubripes chromosome 10, fTakRub1.2, whole genome shotgun sequence genomic window:
- the myom1b gene encoding M-protein, striated muscle isoform X3, which yields MSGSIPFYQRHHRHYDRSYRSRETDAKLEQYQSSSRLSSHSGLEVGRLSPTSKRVKPTYLAVDKENQIIGYVVPLFRGSHEFGAGYLDTEESSASRCATYASRSGVFNSGLETERSELISRKEAVRRSAEHISLNKRIHEHEEHFKRMNTDSLMHSPEFVIKPRSHTVWEKQCVRLHCTVSGWPDPRVVWYKNNVTIDPLANPGKYKIDSSYNIHSLEINKCDFEDTAQYRVSAMNSKGELSAFASVVVKRFKGEVDEFLPAPRRARRQDGPVSEYGITFQTHIVDKFGVSFGREGETMSLGCTVVIYPVLQGYQPGIQWYRDDVLLSPSKWQHMHWSGDRATLTLSHLNKEDEGLYTLRVTTKSGYETYSAYVFVRDADAEVEGAPGSPLDVRCLDANKDYIIVTWKQPAVDGGNSILGYFVDRCEVGTNHWIQCNDTPVKFARFPVTGLVEGRSYLFRVRAVNNSGMSHPSRVSEPVAAMDPADRARMRGTSAPWTGQIIVTEEEPAEGIVPGRPLELQVTEATKNYVVLSWKPPAGKGLEGVMYYVEKCVSGTDSWQRVNTEIPVKSPRFALFDLAEGKSYSFRVRCCNSAGVGEPSDPTEATTVGDKLDIPSAPGRVVPTRNTDTSVVVSWEASRDARELVGYYIEGSIVGSQVWEPCNNKPVNGTRFICHGLTTGEKYVFRVRALNAAGLSQFSPESEPVEVKAAIASPTPPYGITVLESVRDSMVLAWKQPTSIGGADVTGYFVDYREVVDGLPGKWHEANVRAISERAYRVTDLKENRKYQFQVRAANIAGVGVPSLPSETFLCEEWTIAVPGPPHDLQIREVRSDSLVLLWKPPVYQGRDPINGFYVDMKEADAPEEAWRGVNNKATEKMFLKIKNLKEAETFVFRVRAQNKAGVGKSSEATEPVSAVTKPGTKDIGVDVDDDGVVSLNFECCDLTPDSKFVWSKNYEDITDSSRLVVETKGNKSKAVFSGLGEEDVGIYSCFVTHTDGASSSFTLSEEELKRLQKLSHDHKFPIIPLKSDLAVELLEKGKVRFWLQADKISANGKVDYVFNESSLSQGEKYKMNFDKNTGVIEMIMESLTPADEGTFTFQLQDGKATNQSSLVLIGDVFKELQKESEFQRKEWFRKQGPHFIEYLGYEVTPECCVVLKCKVGNIKKETSALWYKDGQEIKADEHLSFTEGVLKLEIAQRASPADTADYADHVIWRRLKISKKDAGVYEVVLKDDRGKDTSTLNLKDQGFKDLMNEVFSFIANSSTPLKITSTDQGIRLYTFVSYYNDLLQVTWQYKNSAIAFSDRIKSGVVGEQIFLQITEPTEKDMGEYAIEFYDGKGGVRRTVELTGQAFEDAYAEFQRLKAAAIAERGRARVAGGLPDVVTIQEGKALSLTCNISGDPVPEVTWLKNDKEITTDGHIILKFESGKFANFFVTGVNTSDSGKYSILVKNKYGTESGDFTLEVSEGTPDMGVTSYWTDAEGNVVFGPNTPKEKMKTPGSSSKSQKQKDSATRALPQDVQKNEKNIAAAAAAVEPKTPDSAQKDDLKQKDVDQLLTFDPSKPPKQPAEASEEAETLKETESIAAGGK from the exons ATGTCTGGATCTATACCCTTCTACCAGAGGCACCATCGCCACTACGACCGTAGTTACCGTAGCAGGGAGACGGACGCCAAACTGGAGCAGTACCAGTCCAGCAGCAG ACTGTCTTCTCATTCTGGGCTGGAGGTGGGCAGACTCAGCCCGACGTCAAAGAGAGTCAAGCCAACTTACTTGGCTGTGGACAAAGAGAACCAAATCATCGGCTATGTAGTGCCTCTCTTCAGGGGCAG CCATGAGTTTGGAGCGGGATATTTGGACACGGAGGAATCGAGCGCGAGCCGCTGTGCTACGTACGCGTCTCGCAGCGGCGTGTTCAACAGCGGCCTGGAGACGGAGAGGTCAGAGCTGATCTCCAGGAAGGAGGCCGTGCGCCGGTCCGCTGAACACATCTCTCTGAACAAAAGG ATCCATGAACACGAGGAACACTTTAAGCGCATGAACACTGACAGCCTGATGCACTCCCCAGAGTTTGTGATAAAACCCCGCTCCCACACCGTGTGGGAGAAACAGTGCGTGCGCCTGCACTGCACAGTCAGCGGCTGGCCTGACCCACGGGTCGTCTG GTACAAAAACAATGTGACAATCGACCCTCTTGCCAATCCTGGCAAGTATAAAATTGACAGCAGCTACAACATCCACTCACTGGAGATCAACAA gtGTGATTTTGAGGATACGGCGCAGTATCGCGTCTCTGCTATGAACTCAAAGGGAGAACTGTCTGCATTTGCCTCTGTCGTTGTTAAAA GGTTCAAAGGTGAAGTCGATGAGTTCCTGCCAGCACCCAGAC GAGCCCGTCGTCAAG ATGGGCCCGTGTCTGAGTATGGCATCACTTTCCAGACTCACATCGTCGATAAGTTTGGTGTATCGTTTGGAAGAGAAGGTGAGACCATGAGTCTGGGCTGCACGGTCGTCATTTACCCGGTGCTGCAAGGCTACCAGCCCGGGATCCAGTGGTACCGCGACG ATGTTCTGTTGTCTCCCTCCAAATGGCAACACATGCACTGGAGTGGAGACAGAGCCACGCTGACGCTCAGCCACCTCAACAAAGAGGACGAAGGCCTCTACACCCTGCGTGTCACCACCAAGTCTGGATACGAGACCTACTCAGCTTACGTCTTTGTCAGAG ATGCCGATGCTGAGGTTGAGGGAGCTCCGGGCTCCCCGCTAGACGTGCGCTGTCTGGATGCCAACAAGGATTACATTATCGTCACCTGGAAGCAGCCAGCCGTTGATGGTGGAAACTCGATTTTGGGATATTTTGTGGACCG ATGTGAGGTTGGAACCAACCACTGGATCCAGTGCAATGACACGCCGGTGAAGTTTGCTCGTTTCCCCGTTACCGGCCTGGTGGAGGGTCGTTCCTACCTCTTCCGTGTGCGTGCGGTAAACAACAGCGGCATGAGCCACCCGTCCAGAGTGTCCGAGCCAGTGGCTGCCATGGACCCGGCTGACCGTGCACGGATGAGAG GTACCTCTGCTCCCTGGACTGGACAAATCATTGTCACAGAGGAGGAGCCTGCAG AGGGTATTGTTCCTGGTCGACCTCTTGAGCTACAGGTGACGGAGGCGACCAAGAACTACGTGGTCCTGAGCTGGAAGCCGCCTGCGGGGAAAGGCCTTGAAGGTGTCATGTACTATGTTGAGAAG TGTGTCTCAGGCACAGACAGCTGGCAGAGGGTGAACACAGAGATCCCCGTTAAGTCTCCACGATTTGCACTCTTCGATCTCGCCGAGGGGAAGTCCTACAGCTTCCGCGTCCGCTGCTGCAACTCCGCCGGTGTCGGCGAGCCGTCAGACCCCACCGAAGCCACCACTGTTGGCGACAAGCTTG ATATCCCATCAGCCCCAGGGAGAGTGGTCCCCACCAGAAACACGGATACGTCCGTGGTTGTGTCCTGGGAGGCCTCCCGTGATGCCAGAGAGTTGGTCGGCTACTACATTGAGGGCAGCATTGTGGGCAGCCAGGTGTGGGAGCCATGCAACAACAAACCCGTAAATGGCACCAG GTTCATCTGCCACGGACTGACGACAGGAGAGAAATACGTGTTCAGGGTGAGGGCATTGAACGCAGCAGGGCTCAGCCAGTTCTCCCCGGAGTCTGAGCCGGTGGAGGTGAAGGCTGCTATTG CATCCCCTACTCCACCCTATGGCATCACCGTGCTGGAGAGCGTGCGCGACTCTATGGTGCTGGCCTGGAAACAGCCGACCTCGATCGGCGGCGCCGATGTCACCGGCTACTTTGTGGATTACCGTGAGGTGGTTGACGGCCTGCCAGGAAAGTGGCACGAGGCAAACGTACGAGCTATCAGCGAGAGGGCCTACAGG GTTACTGACCTGAAAGAGAACAGGAAGTACCAGTTCCAGGTGAGGGCAGCCAACATTGCCGGGGTTGGTGTCCCGTCTCTGCCCAGTGAGACCTTCCTGTGTGAGGAGTGGACCATCGCCGTGCCAG GTCCTCCCCATGACCTGCAAATAAGAGAGGTGCGGAGCGACTCCCTGGTGTTACTGTGGAAACCCCCAGTGTACCAGGGCCGCGACCCCATCAACGGGTTCTACGTGGACATGAAAGAGGCGGACGCACCAGAGGAGGCGTGGAGGGGAGTCAACAACAAGGCCACGgagaagatgttcctcaag ATTAAGAATCTGAAGGAGGCAGAGACGTTCGTGTTCCGCGTGCGCGCCCAAAACAAAGCCGGTGTCGGCAAAAGCTCCGAGGCCACAGAGCCGGTATCAGCAGTGACCAAGCCAG GCACCAAGGACATCGGTGTGGACGTCGACGACGATGGCGTTGTCTCGCTGAACTTTGAATGCTGCGATTTGACCCCCGACTCCAAGTTTGTGTGGTCCAAGAACTACGAGGACATAACAGACTCGTCCCGCCTGGTTGTAGAGACCAAAGGGAACAA GTCCAAAGCAGTTTTCAGTGGTCTCGGGGAGGAGGACGTTGGCATTTATTCCTGTTTTGTCACCCACACTGACGGAGCTTCTTCCAGCTTCACCCTGTCTGAGGAAG AGTtgaagaggctgcagaagcTCAGTCACGACCACAAATTTCCCA TTATTCCGCTGAAGTCAGATTTGgcagtggagctgctggagaagggcAAAGTTCGCTTCTGGCTGCAGGCTGACAAGATTTCAGCTAACGGCAAAGTGGATTACGTGTTCAATGaaagctctctctctcagggGGAG AAATACAAGATGAACTTTGACAAGAACACCGGTGTTATTGAGATGATTATGGAGTCCCTGACTCCAGCAGATGAGGGCACCTTTACCTTCCAGTTGCAAGATGGGAAAGCCACCAACCAGTCCAGTTTAGTTCTGATAGGAGATG TTTTCaaggagctgcagaaggaaTCAGAGTTCCAGAGGAAAGAATGGTTCAGGAAGCAGG gTCCACATTTTATCGAATATCTGGGATATGAGGTGACACCAGAGTGTTGCGTTGTGCTAAAATGCAAG GTAGGGAATATTAAGAAGGAAACCTCGGCACTGTGGTACAAAGATGGTCAAGAAATCAAAGCGGACGAACACCTCAGCTTCACCGAGGGGGTGCTGAAACTGGAAATTGCTCAG CGCGCCTCCCCGGCAGACACAGCAGACTATGCCGACCACGTAATCTGGAGAAGACTAAAA ATTTCCAAGAAGGACGCTGGTGTTTATGAGGTCGTTCTGAAGGACGACAGAGGAAAGGACACGTCCACGTTGAATTTGAAAGATCAAG GCTTCAAAGACTTGATGAACGAGGTCTTCAGTTTTATCG CTAACTCCTCCACACCGCTGAAGATCACCAGCACAGACCAGGGCATCAGGCTCTACACGTTTGTCAGTTACTACAACGACCTGCTGCAGGTCACGTGGCAGTACAA GAACTCGGCCATCGCCTTCTCCGACCGCATCAAGAGCGGCGTGGTGGGGGAGCAGATATTCCTGCAGATCACAGAGCCCACGGAGAAGGACATGGGAGAGTACGCCATCGAGTTCTACGACGGGAAGGGTGGTGTGAGGAGGACCGTCGAGCTGACCGGACAAG CTTTTGAAGACGCTTATGCAGAATTCCAGAGACTCAA agctgctgccatCGCAGAAAGAG gtcgCGCCCGTGTGGCAGGGGGTCTGCCAGACGTGGTCACCATACAGGAGGGGAAG GCTCTCAGTCTCACGTGCAACATCTCGGGTGACCCTGTGCCGGAGGTCACCTGGCTGAAGAACGACAAGGAGATCACGACGGACGGGCACATCATCCTCAAGTTCGAGTCGGGCAAGTTCGCCAACTTCTTCGTCACCGGCGTGAACACGTCGGACAGCGGCAAGTACAGCATCCTGGTGAAGAACAAGTACGGCACAGAGAGCGGGGACTTCACC CTGGAGGTCTCAGAGGGAACACCGGACATGGGGGTGACTTCATATTGGACCGATGCAGAAGGAAATGTGGTGTTTGGTCCAAACACCCcgaaagaaaagatgaaaactcCAGGCTCTAGTTCCAAATCACAGAAGCAGAAAG ATTCTGCAACAAGGGCTCTTCCACAAGACGTGCAGAAAAATGAGAAGaatattgctgctgctgctgctgcagtggagcCAAAAACCCCAGATTCTGCTCAAAAAGATGATTTAAAACAGAAGGATGTTGACCAGCTGTTAACTTTTGACCCATCAAAGCCTCCCAAGCAGCCTGCAGAAGCATCAGAGGAAGCTGAAACACTTAAGGAAACAGAAAGTATTGCTGCAGGAGGCAAATAG
- the myom1b gene encoding M-protein, striated muscle isoform X2 gives MSGSIPFYQRHHRHYDRSYRSRETDAKLEQYQSSSRYAANHSSSIGSGGRGLSSHSGLEVGRLSPTSKRVKPTYLAVDKENQIIGYVVPLFRGSHEFGAGYLDTEESSASRCATYASRSGVFNSGLETERSELISRKEAVRRSAEHISLNKRIHEHEEHFKRMNTDSLMHSPEFVIKPRSHTVWEKQCVRLHCTVSGWPDPRVVWYKNNVTIDPLANPGKYKIDSSYNIHSLEINKCDFEDTAQYRVSAMNSKGELSAFASVVVKRFKGEVDEFLPAPRHGPVSEYGITFQTHIVDKFGVSFGREGETMSLGCTVVIYPVLQGYQPGIQWYRDDVLLSPSKWQHMHWSGDRATLTLSHLNKEDEGLYTLRVTTKSGYETYSAYVFVRDADAEVEGAPGSPLDVRCLDANKDYIIVTWKQPAVDGGNSILGYFVDRCEVGTNHWIQCNDTPVKFARFPVTGLVEGRSYLFRVRAVNNSGMSHPSRVSEPVAAMDPADRARMRGTSAPWTGQIIVTEEEPAEGIVPGRPLELQVTEATKNYVVLSWKPPAGKGLEGVMYYVEKCVSGTDSWQRVNTEIPVKSPRFALFDLAEGKSYSFRVRCCNSAGVGEPSDPTEATTVGDKLDIPSAPGRVVPTRNTDTSVVVSWEASRDARELVGYYIEGSIVGSQVWEPCNNKPVNGTRFICHGLTTGEKYVFRVRALNAAGLSQFSPESEPVEVKAAIASPTPPYGITVLESVRDSMVLAWKQPTSIGGADVTGYFVDYREVVDGLPGKWHEANVRAISERAYRVTDLKENRKYQFQVRAANIAGVGVPSLPSETFLCEEWTIAVPGPPHDLQIREVRSDSLVLLWKPPVYQGRDPINGFYVDMKEADAPEEAWRGVNNKATEKMFLKIKNLKEAETFVFRVRAQNKAGVGKSSEATEPVSAVTKPGTKDIGVDVDDDGVVSLNFECCDLTPDSKFVWSKNYEDITDSSRLVVETKGNKSKAVFSGLGEEDVGIYSCFVTHTDGASSSFTLSEEELKRLQKLSHDHKFPIIPLKSDLAVELLEKGKVRFWLQADKISANGKVDYVFNESSLSQGEKYKMNFDKNTGVIEMIMESLTPADEGTFTFQLQDGKATNQSSLVLIGDVFKELQKESEFQRKEWFRKQGPHFIEYLGYEVTPECCVVLKCKVGNIKKETSALWYKDGQEIKADEHLSFTEGVLKLEIAQRASPADTADYADHVIWRRLKISKKDAGVYEVVLKDDRGKDTSTLNLKDQGFKDLMNEVFSFIANSSTPLKITSTDQGIRLYTFVSYYNDLLQVTWQYKNSAIAFSDRIKSGVVGEQIFLQITEPTEKDMGEYAIEFYDGKGGVRRTVELTGQAFEDAYAEFQRLKAAAIAERGRARVAGGLPDVVTIQEGKALSLTCNISGDPVPEVTWLKNDKEITTDGHIILKFESGKFANFFVTGVNTSDSGKYSILVKNKYGTESGDFTLEVSEGTPDMGVTSYWTDAEGNVVFGPNTPKEKMKTPGSSSKSQKQKDSATRALPQDVQKNEKNIAAAAAAVEPKTPDSAQKDDLKQKDVDQLLTFDPSKPPKQPAEASEEAETLKETESIAAGGK, from the exons ATGTCTGGATCTATACCCTTCTACCAGAGGCACCATCGCCACTACGACCGTAGTTACCGTAGCAGGGAGACGGACGCCAAACTGGAGCAGTACCAGTCCAGCAGCAGGTACGCTGctaaccacagcagcagcattggcAGCGGGGGCAGAGG ACTGTCTTCTCATTCTGGGCTGGAGGTGGGCAGACTCAGCCCGACGTCAAAGAGAGTCAAGCCAACTTACTTGGCTGTGGACAAAGAGAACCAAATCATCGGCTATGTAGTGCCTCTCTTCAGGGGCAG CCATGAGTTTGGAGCGGGATATTTGGACACGGAGGAATCGAGCGCGAGCCGCTGTGCTACGTACGCGTCTCGCAGCGGCGTGTTCAACAGCGGCCTGGAGACGGAGAGGTCAGAGCTGATCTCCAGGAAGGAGGCCGTGCGCCGGTCCGCTGAACACATCTCTCTGAACAAAAGG ATCCATGAACACGAGGAACACTTTAAGCGCATGAACACTGACAGCCTGATGCACTCCCCAGAGTTTGTGATAAAACCCCGCTCCCACACCGTGTGGGAGAAACAGTGCGTGCGCCTGCACTGCACAGTCAGCGGCTGGCCTGACCCACGGGTCGTCTG GTACAAAAACAATGTGACAATCGACCCTCTTGCCAATCCTGGCAAGTATAAAATTGACAGCAGCTACAACATCCACTCACTGGAGATCAACAA gtGTGATTTTGAGGATACGGCGCAGTATCGCGTCTCTGCTATGAACTCAAAGGGAGAACTGTCTGCATTTGCCTCTGTCGTTGTTAAAA GGTTCAAAGGTGAAGTCGATGAGTTCCTGCCAGCACCCAGAC ATGGGCCCGTGTCTGAGTATGGCATCACTTTCCAGACTCACATCGTCGATAAGTTTGGTGTATCGTTTGGAAGAGAAGGTGAGACCATGAGTCTGGGCTGCACGGTCGTCATTTACCCGGTGCTGCAAGGCTACCAGCCCGGGATCCAGTGGTACCGCGACG ATGTTCTGTTGTCTCCCTCCAAATGGCAACACATGCACTGGAGTGGAGACAGAGCCACGCTGACGCTCAGCCACCTCAACAAAGAGGACGAAGGCCTCTACACCCTGCGTGTCACCACCAAGTCTGGATACGAGACCTACTCAGCTTACGTCTTTGTCAGAG ATGCCGATGCTGAGGTTGAGGGAGCTCCGGGCTCCCCGCTAGACGTGCGCTGTCTGGATGCCAACAAGGATTACATTATCGTCACCTGGAAGCAGCCAGCCGTTGATGGTGGAAACTCGATTTTGGGATATTTTGTGGACCG ATGTGAGGTTGGAACCAACCACTGGATCCAGTGCAATGACACGCCGGTGAAGTTTGCTCGTTTCCCCGTTACCGGCCTGGTGGAGGGTCGTTCCTACCTCTTCCGTGTGCGTGCGGTAAACAACAGCGGCATGAGCCACCCGTCCAGAGTGTCCGAGCCAGTGGCTGCCATGGACCCGGCTGACCGTGCACGGATGAGAG GTACCTCTGCTCCCTGGACTGGACAAATCATTGTCACAGAGGAGGAGCCTGCAG AGGGTATTGTTCCTGGTCGACCTCTTGAGCTACAGGTGACGGAGGCGACCAAGAACTACGTGGTCCTGAGCTGGAAGCCGCCTGCGGGGAAAGGCCTTGAAGGTGTCATGTACTATGTTGAGAAG TGTGTCTCAGGCACAGACAGCTGGCAGAGGGTGAACACAGAGATCCCCGTTAAGTCTCCACGATTTGCACTCTTCGATCTCGCCGAGGGGAAGTCCTACAGCTTCCGCGTCCGCTGCTGCAACTCCGCCGGTGTCGGCGAGCCGTCAGACCCCACCGAAGCCACCACTGTTGGCGACAAGCTTG ATATCCCATCAGCCCCAGGGAGAGTGGTCCCCACCAGAAACACGGATACGTCCGTGGTTGTGTCCTGGGAGGCCTCCCGTGATGCCAGAGAGTTGGTCGGCTACTACATTGAGGGCAGCATTGTGGGCAGCCAGGTGTGGGAGCCATGCAACAACAAACCCGTAAATGGCACCAG GTTCATCTGCCACGGACTGACGACAGGAGAGAAATACGTGTTCAGGGTGAGGGCATTGAACGCAGCAGGGCTCAGCCAGTTCTCCCCGGAGTCTGAGCCGGTGGAGGTGAAGGCTGCTATTG CATCCCCTACTCCACCCTATGGCATCACCGTGCTGGAGAGCGTGCGCGACTCTATGGTGCTGGCCTGGAAACAGCCGACCTCGATCGGCGGCGCCGATGTCACCGGCTACTTTGTGGATTACCGTGAGGTGGTTGACGGCCTGCCAGGAAAGTGGCACGAGGCAAACGTACGAGCTATCAGCGAGAGGGCCTACAGG GTTACTGACCTGAAAGAGAACAGGAAGTACCAGTTCCAGGTGAGGGCAGCCAACATTGCCGGGGTTGGTGTCCCGTCTCTGCCCAGTGAGACCTTCCTGTGTGAGGAGTGGACCATCGCCGTGCCAG GTCCTCCCCATGACCTGCAAATAAGAGAGGTGCGGAGCGACTCCCTGGTGTTACTGTGGAAACCCCCAGTGTACCAGGGCCGCGACCCCATCAACGGGTTCTACGTGGACATGAAAGAGGCGGACGCACCAGAGGAGGCGTGGAGGGGAGTCAACAACAAGGCCACGgagaagatgttcctcaag ATTAAGAATCTGAAGGAGGCAGAGACGTTCGTGTTCCGCGTGCGCGCCCAAAACAAAGCCGGTGTCGGCAAAAGCTCCGAGGCCACAGAGCCGGTATCAGCAGTGACCAAGCCAG GCACCAAGGACATCGGTGTGGACGTCGACGACGATGGCGTTGTCTCGCTGAACTTTGAATGCTGCGATTTGACCCCCGACTCCAAGTTTGTGTGGTCCAAGAACTACGAGGACATAACAGACTCGTCCCGCCTGGTTGTAGAGACCAAAGGGAACAA GTCCAAAGCAGTTTTCAGTGGTCTCGGGGAGGAGGACGTTGGCATTTATTCCTGTTTTGTCACCCACACTGACGGAGCTTCTTCCAGCTTCACCCTGTCTGAGGAAG AGTtgaagaggctgcagaagcTCAGTCACGACCACAAATTTCCCA TTATTCCGCTGAAGTCAGATTTGgcagtggagctgctggagaagggcAAAGTTCGCTTCTGGCTGCAGGCTGACAAGATTTCAGCTAACGGCAAAGTGGATTACGTGTTCAATGaaagctctctctctcagggGGAG AAATACAAGATGAACTTTGACAAGAACACCGGTGTTATTGAGATGATTATGGAGTCCCTGACTCCAGCAGATGAGGGCACCTTTACCTTCCAGTTGCAAGATGGGAAAGCCACCAACCAGTCCAGTTTAGTTCTGATAGGAGATG TTTTCaaggagctgcagaaggaaTCAGAGTTCCAGAGGAAAGAATGGTTCAGGAAGCAGG gTCCACATTTTATCGAATATCTGGGATATGAGGTGACACCAGAGTGTTGCGTTGTGCTAAAATGCAAG GTAGGGAATATTAAGAAGGAAACCTCGGCACTGTGGTACAAAGATGGTCAAGAAATCAAAGCGGACGAACACCTCAGCTTCACCGAGGGGGTGCTGAAACTGGAAATTGCTCAG CGCGCCTCCCCGGCAGACACAGCAGACTATGCCGACCACGTAATCTGGAGAAGACTAAAA ATTTCCAAGAAGGACGCTGGTGTTTATGAGGTCGTTCTGAAGGACGACAGAGGAAAGGACACGTCCACGTTGAATTTGAAAGATCAAG GCTTCAAAGACTTGATGAACGAGGTCTTCAGTTTTATCG CTAACTCCTCCACACCGCTGAAGATCACCAGCACAGACCAGGGCATCAGGCTCTACACGTTTGTCAGTTACTACAACGACCTGCTGCAGGTCACGTGGCAGTACAA GAACTCGGCCATCGCCTTCTCCGACCGCATCAAGAGCGGCGTGGTGGGGGAGCAGATATTCCTGCAGATCACAGAGCCCACGGAGAAGGACATGGGAGAGTACGCCATCGAGTTCTACGACGGGAAGGGTGGTGTGAGGAGGACCGTCGAGCTGACCGGACAAG CTTTTGAAGACGCTTATGCAGAATTCCAGAGACTCAA agctgctgccatCGCAGAAAGAG gtcgCGCCCGTGTGGCAGGGGGTCTGCCAGACGTGGTCACCATACAGGAGGGGAAG GCTCTCAGTCTCACGTGCAACATCTCGGGTGACCCTGTGCCGGAGGTCACCTGGCTGAAGAACGACAAGGAGATCACGACGGACGGGCACATCATCCTCAAGTTCGAGTCGGGCAAGTTCGCCAACTTCTTCGTCACCGGCGTGAACACGTCGGACAGCGGCAAGTACAGCATCCTGGTGAAGAACAAGTACGGCACAGAGAGCGGGGACTTCACC CTGGAGGTCTCAGAGGGAACACCGGACATGGGGGTGACTTCATATTGGACCGATGCAGAAGGAAATGTGGTGTTTGGTCCAAACACCCcgaaagaaaagatgaaaactcCAGGCTCTAGTTCCAAATCACAGAAGCAGAAAG ATTCTGCAACAAGGGCTCTTCCACAAGACGTGCAGAAAAATGAGAAGaatattgctgctgctgctgctgcagtggagcCAAAAACCCCAGATTCTGCTCAAAAAGATGATTTAAAACAGAAGGATGTTGACCAGCTGTTAACTTTTGACCCATCAAAGCCTCCCAAGCAGCCTGCAGAAGCATCAGAGGAAGCTGAAACACTTAAGGAAACAGAAAGTATTGCTGCAGGAGGCAAATAG